The genomic window TTCCCGAGCAAGCCCATTTCCCTGGCCTGCCGGATGGCGATCTCGAGCCTGCGAATGGCAAGGGGATATTCGGTCCTGGCATAAATGTACCCCTGGTGCGATCCGATGGCCTTCGATGCGATAATCATCCCTTCCAGCACCGCATGCGGATCGGCTTCGAGGATGCTGCGATCCATGAAGGCGCCCGGATCCCCTTCATCCGCATTGCACAAAACGTACTTGATTTCCCCCGGGCTTTTGGATGCAAAATCCCATTTGACTCCCGTCGGAAATCCGGCCCCGCCTCGTCCCCGCAGACCGGAGAGCTTCACTTCCGCGATGATATCGGCAGTCTCCAGTTCGAGAAGGGCTTTGGCTGTTCCGAAATAACCGTCCCGGGCGATGTAGTGCTCGATGTTTTCGGGATCGATCATGCCCTTGTTCCGCAGGGCGATGGCATTCTGGTGGGCGAAGAACGGTATGTCGTGCTGAAAGACGATGGGCTTCTTGGTGACGGGGTCTTTATAGAGAAGGCGTTCGAGCGGTTTTCCGACAACCACTTGCTGCTCGATCAACTCCGGAACATCCGGGCCATGAACTTTCTGGTAAAAAATGCCGCCGGGCTGAACGACCAGAATCGGACCCATGGCGCAAAACCCGTTGCACCCGGTTTCGATGACCCTGGCCTTGTCCTGTAATCCCCGTTTTTCGATTTCCGCTTCGAGAGCGATTTTCAGGTTGATGCTTCCGGTGGCGTGGCATCCGGTTCCGCCGCAAACCATCAATCGCAGTGTTTGATCCGATTCGAGTTCCTGAACGGCCTTTTCCTTGATTCTCATCAAGTCAATCATCGTGAGGTTTGACATCTGCTGCTCCTGTTTACCAAGATCCGTCGAGGCCCCTGAGCCCGTCCATATAGAGCCGCCCACACGCCACAAAGAGGGAATAGTGGGTCAAGAGAACCGGCAGGTCGAAGGATTGGGCCATTTCAATGACCCGGGCATTCGGTCGTTTGCCCCGCACGAATACCACGACGGCAACACCTGCAATGCGGGCGGTCCGGATGACTTGCTCGGTGGTCAGGCCGGTGAGAATGACCGATCCTTTCGCAACGGCAGCCAGCACATCCTCCATCAAATCCGCCCCACCGCCGCCGGCGACGTTCTGATCGAGGTTGTTGTGGCCGGAAAGGACTTCGGCCTTGAGAATATCGCGAATTTCCGAGATTTTCATATATCCTTAGGTGTAGCTTTCGAGGATATCGATCACCTTGTCGGAACTGATAGCGCCGTGCGTATCCTTGTTGACCACCATGACAGGGGCCAGACCGCAGGCGCCCAGACAGCGGACCGCCTCCAGGGAGAAACGGCGATCTGCGGAGGTTCCTCCCTCTTCCAGGTGATAGGTATTCTTGATTCTGGCCAGCACTTCCTTGATGCCTTTGACATAGCAGGCCGTGCCCAGGCAGATTTTGATCATGTGCCTGCCCTTGGGTTTCATGGAAAACAGGGCATAAAAAGAAGCGACGCCATACACGCTGCTTTTCGGCAGGTTGAGGCCCGTGCTGATGTAATCGATCAGCTCGACCGGAAGATAACCGACAACGTTCTGGCATTCGCGCAAAACGGCGATCACGGAGCCGGATTTGTCCCGGTTCTCGGCGATGATTCGGTCGATGGACTGGCGCATTTCGGGCGTGATGTCAGGATGATGAAACGATGAGGCGGATGGAAAGGAATCCATGGAAGAAACTCCCGGGAATCTCAGGATGATTGGTTGGTTGGTTTCGTTTCCTTTTCGATGGACGGATGGTGGAAAATGCCGCATCGGCAAAACCACATCTTTCACATTGTAGAGGGGTAAAATTCCACATTCGCCCATTAAAGTCAATGATATCTTGATGAACTCGCAAAAAGTCCAGGAGTCTCATTCAAGCCGCATGGAAGGGGCTATTGCCCGATCATCCCGACAACCAGCGTCAATGGGATGCCGCCGCTGACCAGCCGGTATCGCCTGCTGAAAGACAAATCCAGGTTTGGTTCGTCGGGGGAGAGCCAGGCCAGGCGCCACTGCCTGAAGTCTTTCGAGAGTTTGCTGCAGATTTCCCGGTGGAAGGAAGCGATTCCGGGGCTTTCCCGGAGTCGAATCCCGTAGGGCGGATTCAATACGATCCAACCGGGTTCTCGTGAAAAATCAGATGGTTGCATATGGAAAAAATCGGCCGGGTGCACCACAATGCCCTCCAGAAACGGCTGGCTTCGGATCGTTTCTTCGAGTGTTCCACAAAGCCGGGTGTCGATATCCGAGGCCACGATCGGCAGCGGGTGTTGATGCCGAATCGTTCCTTCGGCTTTCCGGCGGAGATGGTCCCATTGGGGTTGTTTGAACCCGGGCCAGTGCATGAACGAAAAACGCCGCAGCCACCCCGGCGGAACGTTGCGTGCGATCATGGCCGCTTCCAGGGAAAACGTACCCGATCCGCACATGGGATCGAGCAGAAACCGGGAGCCATCGTAACCCGCCAGCTTCAGCACAGACGCAGCCAGGGTCTCGCGAAGCGGCGCCTTGCCCACGGACTGTTTGATGCCGCGCTTGTAGAGCGGATCGCCGCTGGTATCCAGAGAAATGGCAAAACGATCGTCGATGCCCCGGATGAAGATGCGCTGGCAGGCCCGGTTTTCCGGATCGGCCTGCATCCGGGGAATGCGGGGGATTCGCGCCTGAATGGCTTCCACGAGGCGCTCGGCGAGCGCCTCGCTGTGGTGCAACCGGCAGTGGTGTGTCGTGGCCTGAATGCGAATGGGAATGTCGATGGGCAGGAAGAGTTCCCATGGAAATTTTCGGCACTTGCTGTGGAAATGGGAAAATTCCGTAGCGGCGACTTCCAGCACCCGCATCAGGATCCGGGTAGCCGTTCGGCTCCAGAGATTGGCGGAATAACAACCCGTAAGTCTGGATTGGAACGAAACGCCTTCCCGGGAAGCGATCGGCTCGGGGGGCTGCAGCCCATCGAGCCCGGTCAATTCTGCCTTGCAAAGCGGTGCCAGGCCAGGGGAGCAGACGGCGAAAAACCCGTGGTCCTTCCCGATGACCTGGCGTTTGATCCGTTTGTCCAGCGAAGGCGCTGCAATTTCTGGGTTCATCATCGCCCCGTCCCGGCCGGCGCGCGTTATGGCAACCCCATGCTGGACCGGCTGACCAGTTTGTCCTGGATGCCAAAGGGGTCCTTGAATTCGAAGGCCGGGTTGAAATTGAGGTGCTTGCTTCCTCTTGCCGTCAGGTACTTGGCCATCTCGAGCTGCGGGTCGCTTGCAGGCATGATGCCTTCCTTTCCCAGGGCCTGCCGCAGCAACCCTTCGGCCTTTGAGGCCATAGCGATGGCATCGCCCAGAATGCGGCCCATTTCGGTCGGATTGTGAAAGCCTACCGAATTTTCGGCCCCGGCGTAGATCACCCGATAGAAGGCCTCGGTGTACAGATCTTTGGCCCTGTCATAGAGGTCCGCATCGAAGGTTTTCCCTTCGTTCTGATGCCGGTGAATCTGCTCGAAAACTTTTGCCGTCACCGCACAGGAATATCCGGCACGGTTCAACAAGGATACGGTCCGATCCTGAATGGCGATGACCTGTTCCTTGAGCCAGGCCGGGCTTTCGGTGTGGCATTGCTGGCAGGCTTTCATGTCATCCTTGAGCGGGCTCATGACATTGTGGCTGGAAATCTTGTTTGCGCCTACCCGCATGTAGGGCATGTGGCAATCGGCGCAGGCTACCTTGGCCATCCAGTGTACGCTGTTGCGGGAAAAGAATTCGAATTCGGGATGCCGGATGAATCCGAACTTGAAGCCTGTCACGGCCTGTTTCCATTCCCCATGGGAAGGATCGCTTCGAAGCACCTTGATGATGTTCTCGACCGGAATATCGCCCAGCTTGCTGCCCTGCCACGGGAAAAAGACGTTGGTCGACTTGTTGTCCGCATCCTTGGGCACGATATAGGTGACATGGCACTGCGCGCAAACGAGGCTTCGCATCTCCTGTCTGGGCTGTGTCGCATAATCGAGACCGAGTTCTGCCAGCGCCTTTTTCAGCGGGGGCTGATGGATCTTGAGGGACATGTCCTGGTTGTTGTGGCAGTTGATGCAGGCCACCCCCAGTTTCTGGGCTTCCTTGGGAATTTTCGCATGAACATCGAGATACGGATCCGAATAGTAATGGGAGCCCATTTCCTGCATCAACTGCGGGACATAGGGAGACTTGCAGGTCAGGCACGCACCACCCGCCTTCACACGGGACGGATCAACTTCAAGCTGATCGATCAGCATGTAATAATGCCCCCGGGGCTCGTTGTACTCAACCCCGAAGCCCCATCCATTGAACAGCAGGGCCATGAACGGGAATTCGCTCAGCTTGTCATAGATGATCTTGTCCGTATCGAAACCTTTTTTGTATTTGCTCAGAGGTGGCTTCGGATCCTTGGTGGCCATGTAGCTGTCGTATTCGAGCGGATAGACCTTGCCCCAGACGGCAGGATCGTAGGCGTTGTCGGGAATGGAGGCCGTCTTGACCGGTTCCGCCTTTTGGGGGGGTGAGCAACCATTCAGGAGAAGCAGGGAAACAAAAACGAGGCACATCAGCAGCGTGAGTTTGAACGGAAAAAACGAATTTCTCATGGGCTTCCTCCAGGTGTCAAGATGATGGCGGTACGGGATTTCCGATCCAATGATGAAGTCGTCCTCTTCGCAGAAACGGATTTTGCGTCCGGGCACGCCCTATCCTTCTGCGGGCGTTGTGTTCGCGTTTTCATATTCCATGCCAACAGCTCTGGTTTCCATGGCTCCCGCATTGCGGTGGCTCATTCTGCGGTGGCAGCTCCAACAGGAGCGATCTTCCGAAGTGAGTCTGGCCATGGTCTCGGCGTGACACCGCTGGCAATTTGCCACAACAGTCCTTGATCCGCGCTGTGAAATCTCGATGCGGTCGGCCACGCCGCCGATGTAGAACTGATACATATCGTGGATCCCGTCGATGGATTTCCATACCGCATAATTGATTTCGGAGTCATGCGGCAGATGGCAGTCCACACAGGCGATCCGCTTGTGCGCGCCGGTATGGAACCATGCTTCATATTCCGTTTCCATCACGTGGCAGGTGGCGCAATACTGCGGGGTCGATGTTTTGGCAAAGAGCTGGGGGGGACCGAAGGCCACAAAAAGGCCGATCAGTCCGGAACCGATACCAAGAACAGCCACAATCATCAGAAACCTCGAAAATCGAGAGAAGGCCATTACCCGATCCTTTCCGTTTCAACCGTCATATTCCGCGACGGGCATAACAAACCGTTGCTATCCCGATCCCTATCGTCATCGTCATCGCTATCGCTATCGTTGTCGTCATCGCTATCGTTGTCGTTGTCGTAATCGTAATCGCAATCGCCCCTTCTCCCTTCATCTTTCAGGAAGCAGGTGATCCCGAACCCATGCGAATCCCATCCTTCTTCTTCATATCACGTTGACCATAGACGACAACCCATCGTCCATTACCTCTTACCTCTTGCCTAGTGCCTGAACGAAAAACGCCTGTTTGGAGCAGCGCGCCCTCCGGCTCAGGTTGCACCCAAAACGGGTTTTCCGTTCAGGCACCAGCCTATCGCCCCGCGTACCTATCGCCTTTCCCCCATAAACGAGATCCGGATGGCTCGAACCAGAAAGGCGAGCAGCAGAAAGGCCCCGGCCGCAAAAACGATATCCGGCGCCATCCTGGCCCAGCTCAGCGCCCGGATGACAGGACCCGAGGCAATTTCGGGGCTTCTGGCATACCACAATCCATACTGAATGGCGTAGCGCAACTGATAAAACCCTGAAGGGATGAGACTGAAAACAGCCATGCCCGCCAGTCCGCCGTTGAGACACCAGAATGTCCAGGCCAGGAGCTTGTCCGACCAGGAAGCCCGGGTGACGATATGCCGTACGGAAAAGAGCAGCAGGGAGATGGCCAGCATCCCGTACACGCCGAAGAGCGCCGTATGGGAGTGGATCGGTGTGGTGTTGATTCCATGGGCATAGTACAGAACGATGGGCGGATTGATGAGAAAACCGAATACGCCCGCACCGACCAGGTTCCAGAAGGCGACCGAGAGAAAGAAATAAACCGGCCATTTGTAGGGATAATCCATGCCGCCGTCCCGCACGATCCTCAAATGATGGACGATTTCAAATCCGAGAAGACTCAAGGGAACCACTTCCAGGGCCGAGAACACCGCACCCAGGGCGATGACCGGGATGGGGCTTCCGGTCCAGTACAAATGATGGAAAGTGCCGATGACCCCGCTGCCCAGATAGAGAAAGACGGTGAAACAAATCGTTGTGAGAGCGAATTTCCGGCTGACGGCGCCGATATGGGTCAGCAGAAATGCCATGACGACGGTGGCGAATACCTCGAAGAATCCCTCCACCCACAGATGGACGACCCACCAGCGCCAGTATTCCGCATTGGAAATATGGCTTCCTTTTCCATACATCAATCCGGCCATGTAGAACAAGGGAATACTGATGGAGCAGTACAGCAGAAAATGGGTCAGCCCTCCCCAGTCCTGCTCTTCGCGCAGGGCCGGAACGATCGAGCGCAGCACCAGAAAGAGCCAGAAGAGCATGCCGAGGATCAGCAGCACCTGCCACAATCGGCCAAGTTCGATGAATTCATAGCCCTGGTGGCCCAGAAAAAAGCCGTTGCTGCCGAAGACCCCGCGAATCGAGAGATAGGTCCCGCTCAGCGCGCCCTCAACCACCAGCACGATAGCCCCGAAGAGCATGAGCACCATGGTTTTCTGGCCCCTGGGTTCCTTGCCGACGAACGGGCCGATAAACAATCCGGCAGCCAGAAAACAGGTGGCGATGAAAAACACGGCAAGCTGCAGATGCCAGGTTCGGGATGCGGCATAGGTCAGGATCTTTCCGAGGGGTATGCCGATTGGTTCCCTGCATGGTGGGCATCCTTTCGGGATGGGGGTTTTCGGGAGATTGGGTGCACCGCCAGCCAAAGGTCTGCAAGCGTCCTTTTCCCATGTTCCTATCCGAAACGATCAGTTCATGCATTGACTTAAATCAAAAACGGCGAAAGAATAGGCAAAAGAAGACGATTTTCAACGAATCGGAATTTCGTTTGAGCCCATTGGAAAAGAAACGGGGCTTATGTTCCGAAACGGCATTCCCCTGGAATACCCGTGATATGAAAGGAAAGTGGTGATGGTGCGCCTTTGGAACCGGATGTGGATGCCGCTTTGCCGATGGATGGGATGGTGGGTCGGCTTGTTCACGCTCAATACCAATTGCCCATGCTGCGGTCAACCCCTTTGTCCGAATGCGGCCCTGGGCGCCGGTCTTTTGGCCGCTCTGCTGACATGCTGTCTGCAAGGCCGAAAGTGGATGTTGCAGATATGGAATGGCGTTGCACGAAGGCGCATCCCATGAAAGAGCAGAGCGATACAACCGTTTGCAGTCCGACCGAGGCCATCCTGGAGAGCATTTCGGATGGGGTTTTCACGGTTGACCATGAGTGGCGGATTACCTCGTTCAATCGGGCTGCGGAAAAGATCACGGGTATTCCCCGGCAGGAGGCCATCGGCCGTTTCTGCTCCGAGGTGTTCCGCTCCAGCATGTGCGAAACCGAATGCGCCCTGCGGGAAACCCTGGCCAGTCAGCAGCCGGTTATCGGACGGACCGGCTACATCATCGATGTCAACGGGACCCGGATTCCGGTAAGCGTTTCGACAGCCGTGCTCCGGGATGCAGACGGGACCATCATCGGTGGAGCGGAAACCTTCCGGGATCTGAGCGAAATCGAAATCCTGCGCAAACAACTGGAGGCAAAATACCATGTCGGCGATCTGGTCAGCCGGAGCCCATCGATGCAGCGGATTTTCGAGATTCTGCCGGCCATTGCGGAGAGCTCGAGCACGGTTCTGATCGTCGGGGAAACCGGGACCGGCAAGGAGCGGATCGCCCGGACCATCCACGAGCTGAGCCCCAGGAAAGAAGGGCCTTTTGTGGCAGTCAATTGCGGTGCGCTGCCGGATACCCTGCTCGAATCGGAATTTTTCGGATACAAGGCGGGGGCGTTCACGGGCGCTACCCGGGACAAGCCGGGGCGCTTTGCCATGGCAAACGGGGGTACGCTGTTTCTGGATGAAATCGCCGAAATCAGCCCCGCGCTTCAGGTCCGGTTGCTGCGGGTGTTGCAGGAACGCACGTTCGAGCCGCTTGGCGCAACCCGCTCGGAAAAGACGACAGCGCGAATCATCGTTGCAACCAATAAGGACCTTGGCGAGGAAACGCGCAAGGGGTCCTTCCGGGAGGATCTGTATTACCGGGTGAACGTGATCCGGATCGAGATTCCGCCGCTTCGCAACCGCAAGGAAGACATCCCGCTGCTGGTGGACCAGTTTATCCGCAGGTTCAATTCGCTGCAGGGAAAGCGCATTCATTCCGTGACTCCGGAAGTCCTGTCCCTGCTGCTTTCCCGGGATTGGCCGGGCAATGTCCGCGAGCTGGAAAATGTCATCGAGCACGCGTTCATCCTGTGCCGGGGCGACATCATCACCATCGATGCCCTGCCGGATGAATTCCGGGGCCGATCCGCCTGCACGCAGCCGCTGCAGGACATCCGGACAACCCGCGGGATTCTCGAGGCCCAGGCCATCCGGCAGGCGCTCGAAGCTGCGAATTTCAACCGGATCGAGGCTGCCCGCCGCCTGCGCATCCACAAAAGCACCCTGTACCGCAAGATGAAACAGCTCGGTATCGATCCGGCCGCCCGATCTCATACGGGTCGGGCGGATCCGGGTCCATCCAGAAAAGCATAATCCAATGAATGAGGAGGGTTTTTCTTCCATTCGGGGAATGGGAGAAAAACCCTCGCCTTTAGGCGAAGACTTTATGCGATGTCCATTCCGGCATTGTAGAGGCGGTTCGTGAACCGCCCACCATCGGATTTTCCCAATCCAATTCCCATTGCATCAGGTTGTTTGCGATGTATTCCCGCATGCGGTTCAATTCGTCGTCATTTCGGATGATGTGTTCGTAATAATTGCGTTGCCAGATCAGCATGCCGGGCGTGCCGCGCATCATGTTGATATGTTTGGTGGATACCGTTTTGAATGCGCCGATCAAACGGCCAATGGGTTTGCGTTTTTCCGTGAGGGCGGTTCGCGAACCGCCCTCACGCCCCTACAGGGTTATACGGACCATGATTCATCATACCCCCGCACATTCGGGGTGATCTCGAATTCCGCGCCCAATTCGGCATTGCTGTCAGGGCCGACCCAAACCTGGAAACGGCCGGGTTCAAGAACCTCATTGCCATTGTCATCCAGATACGAAAGCTCATGCGGGCCGAGCGTGAACTGAACGGTTCTCGTTTCGCCTGCATCGAGAAAGACGCGCTCGAAGCCTTTGAGTTCCCGGACGGGACGTGCCACACGGGCAACAATATCCCGTACGTAGCATTGTGCGACTGTCGTTCCGGCACGGTTGCCGGTGTTGGTGATCTCAACGGTGACGGAAACCTCCGGTTTTAGATGAGACTGAGATATTTGCAGATTGGCAAATTCAAAGGTTGTGTACGAGAGCCCGAAGCCGAAAGGGAAGAGCGGGGAATCGAGCGAATCCACATAACGGGAATAACGGCGGCTGTGGGGAGGCATCGGCCTGCCGGTGGGACGATGGTTGTAGTAGAGCGGGATTTGCCCCGTAGATCGGGGGAAGGTGATCGGCAGCCGGCCGCTTGGATTTACATCCCCGAAAAGGACATCGGCCACCCCCAGTCCGCCAGTGATACCTGGATGCCAGGCGAACAGAACGGCGTCGGCCCAGTCCATCACGCGGGTGAGATTCAACGGGCGGCCGCCGAACACCACCGCCACGATGGGGATTTCCATGCGACGGGCTGACTCGAGCAGTGCCTCCTGGCCTGCGGGCAGATCGATGGTGGCCGTGCAGTTGTCCTCGCCCGAGCGGCCCGCCGATTCGCCGATGGCAAGGATCAGCACATCGCTTGAACGCGCCAGCTTGACGGCGTCATCCGATAAGTCAACATGGTAAAGCAGGCTTTCCGTGCCCAGCCTGCCGGCGATTGCCTCTTTCAGCGTCGTCACCTCTTCCGGCTGCCCGTCTGGAGCCCAGCAGCCGAGCATTGCCTGGCGCTGGTCCGCAAGCGGCCCGCTCAGGCAGATGGTCACGTTTTCGGAGGGCAAAGGCAGCACACCGTTGTTTTTCAGCAGAACCATGCTTTCGGCGGCCAGTCGACGCATGGTGGCAAGCGATTCGGGCAACAGGTGGACCGCCTGGGATGCGTTCGGATCGGCGTAAGGGTTTTCGAAGAGGCCGAGTGCGAACTTGATCCGGAGTATCCGGGTTACGGCATCGTTCAGGCGGGTTTCGGAGACCTTGCCGGCCCGGACCAGATCGG from Desulfatirhabdium butyrativorans DSM 18734 includes these protein-coding regions:
- the nrfH gene encoding cytochrome c nitrite reductase small subunit; this translates as MAFSRFSRFLMIVAVLGIGSGLIGLFVAFGPPQLFAKTSTPQYCATCHVMETEYEAWFHTGAHKRIACVDCHLPHDSEINYAVWKSIDGIHDMYQFYIGGVADRIEISQRGSRTVVANCQRCHAETMARLTSEDRSCWSCHRRMSHRNAGAMETRAVGMEYENANTTPAEG
- a CDS encoding glycoside hydrolase family 3 N-terminal domain-containing protein; translated protein: MTIPAYQNPALPVAERIEDLLGRMTIEEKAGQLNQWFNLGPDQYDMVRRGEIGSGLMANSSTAGNNRQERVFARAVNEIQKIAVTESRLGIPLIFGRDVIHGYRTVAPIPLGMAAAWSPELIRAANTIAAKEARADGIHWGFSPMLDIARDPRWGRVAEGFGEDPFLAGKLAAAAVSGFQGNDQGTIPQQFPADRIVACAKHFVGYGAAEGGRDYNTTEITRHTLHNIYLAPFKAAIQSGCATVMSAFHDIGGVPLSAHRYLLDDVLKKQWEFGGFIVSDWGAVGELVNHGIAADGAHAAELACNAGVDMDMCVMVYLNHLPDLVRAGKVSETRLNDAVTRILRIKFALGLFENPYADPNASQAVHLLPESLATMRRLAAESMVLLKNNGVLPLPSENVTICLSGPLADQRQAMLGCWAPDGQPEEVTTLKEAIAGRLGTESLLYHVDLSDDAVKLARSSDVLILAIGESAGRSGEDNCTATIDLPAGQEALLESARRMEIPIVAVVFGGRPLNLTRVMDWADAVLFAWHPGITGGLGVADVLFGDVNPSGRLPITFPRSTGQIPLYYNHRPTGRPMPPHSRRYSRYVDSLDSPLFPFGFGLSYTTFEFANLQISQSHLKPEVSVTVEITNTGNRAGTTVAQCYVRDIVARVARPVRELKGFERVFLDAGETRTVQFTLGPHELSYLDDNGNEVLEPGRFQVWVGPDSNAELGAEFEITPNVRGYDESWSV
- a CDS encoding ammonia-forming cytochrome c nitrite reductase subunit c552 translates to MRNSFFPFKLTLLMCLVFVSLLLLNGCSPPQKAEPVKTASIPDNAYDPAVWGKVYPLEYDSYMATKDPKPPLSKYKKGFDTDKIIYDKLSEFPFMALLFNGWGFGVEYNEPRGHYYMLIDQLEVDPSRVKAGGACLTCKSPYVPQLMQEMGSHYYSDPYLDVHAKIPKEAQKLGVACINCHNNQDMSLKIHQPPLKKALAELGLDYATQPRQEMRSLVCAQCHVTYIVPKDADNKSTNVFFPWQGSKLGDIPVENIIKVLRSDPSHGEWKQAVTGFKFGFIRHPEFEFFSRNSVHWMAKVACADCHMPYMRVGANKISSHNVMSPLKDDMKACQQCHTESPAWLKEQVIAIQDRTVSLLNRAGYSCAVTAKVFEQIHRHQNEGKTFDADLYDRAKDLYTEAFYRVIYAGAENSVGFHNPTEMGRILGDAIAMASKAEGLLRQALGKEGIMPASDPQLEMAKYLTARGSKHLNFNPAFEFKDPFGIQDKLVSRSSMGLP
- a CDS encoding transposase — translated: MIGAFKTVSTKHINMMRGTPGMLIWQRNYYEHIIRNDDELNRMREYIANNLMQWELDWENPMVGGSRTASTMPEWTSHKVFA
- a CDS encoding DRTGG domain-containing protein, whose product is MKISEIRDILKAEVLSGHNNLDQNVAGGGGADLMEDVLAAVAKGSVILTGLTTEQVIRTARIAGVAVVVFVRGKRPNARVIEMAQSFDLPVLLTHYSLFVACGRLYMDGLRGLDGSW
- a CDS encoding sigma-54 interaction domain-containing protein, with the protein product MKEQSDTTVCSPTEAILESISDGVFTVDHEWRITSFNRAAEKITGIPRQEAIGRFCSEVFRSSMCETECALRETLASQQPVIGRTGYIIDVNGTRIPVSVSTAVLRDADGTIIGGAETFRDLSEIEILRKQLEAKYHVGDLVSRSPSMQRIFEILPAIAESSSTVLIVGETGTGKERIARTIHELSPRKEGPFVAVNCGALPDTLLESEFFGYKAGAFTGATRDKPGRFAMANGGTLFLDEIAEISPALQVRLLRVLQERTFEPLGATRSEKTTARIIVATNKDLGEETRKGSFREDLYYRVNVIRIEIPPLRNRKEDIPLLVDQFIRRFNSLQGKRIHSVTPEVLSLLLSRDWPGNVRELENVIEHAFILCRGDIITIDALPDEFRGRSACTQPLQDIRTTRGILEAQAIRQALEAANFNRIEAARRLRIHKSTLYRKMKQLGIDPAARSHTGRADPGPSRKA
- a CDS encoding cbb3-type cytochrome c oxidase subunit I yields the protein MAGGAPNLPKTPIPKGCPPCREPIGIPLGKILTYAASRTWHLQLAVFFIATCFLAAGLFIGPFVGKEPRGQKTMVLMLFGAIVLVVEGALSGTYLSIRGVFGSNGFFLGHQGYEFIELGRLWQVLLILGMLFWLFLVLRSIVPALREEQDWGGLTHFLLYCSISIPLFYMAGLMYGKGSHISNAEYWRWWVVHLWVEGFFEVFATVVMAFLLTHIGAVSRKFALTTICFTVFLYLGSGVIGTFHHLYWTGSPIPVIALGAVFSALEVVPLSLLGFEIVHHLRIVRDGGMDYPYKWPVYFFLSVAFWNLVGAGVFGFLINPPIVLYYAHGINTTPIHSHTALFGVYGMLAISLLLFSVRHIVTRASWSDKLLAWTFWCLNGGLAGMAVFSLIPSGFYQLRYAIQYGLWYARSPEIASGPVIRALSWARMAPDIVFAAGAFLLLAFLVRAIRISFMGERR
- a CDS encoding complex I 24 kDa subunit family protein, whose product is MDSFPSASSFHHPDITPEMRQSIDRIIAENRDKSGSVIAVLRECQNVVGYLPVELIDYISTGLNLPKSSVYGVASFYALFSMKPKGRHMIKICLGTACYVKGIKEVLARIKNTYHLEEGGTSADRRFSLEAVRCLGACGLAPVMVVNKDTHGAISSDKVIDILESYT
- a CDS encoding THUMP domain-containing class I SAM-dependent RNA methyltransferase; translation: MMNPEIAAPSLDKRIKRQVIGKDHGFFAVCSPGLAPLCKAELTGLDGLQPPEPIASREGVSFQSRLTGCYSANLWSRTATRILMRVLEVAATEFSHFHSKCRKFPWELFLPIDIPIRIQATTHHCRLHHSEALAERLVEAIQARIPRIPRMQADPENRACQRIFIRGIDDRFAISLDTSGDPLYKRGIKQSVGKAPLRETLAASVLKLAGYDGSRFLLDPMCGSGTFSLEAAMIARNVPPGWLRRFSFMHWPGFKQPQWDHLRRKAEGTIRHQHPLPIVASDIDTRLCGTLEETIRSQPFLEGIVVHPADFFHMQPSDFSREPGWIVLNPPYGIRLRESPGIASFHREICSKLSKDFRQWRLAWLSPDEPNLDLSFSRRYRLVSGGIPLTLVVGMIGQ